The Sphingomonas sp. G-3-2-10 DNA window CCATGAATTCAAATCCCGCGCCGTATCGCGAGGAGCGGACGCCAGCTATATCCTCGCCGCCGCCGCAGCATGGATCGTCACCGAATGGCTGCGCAGCGTGATGTTCACCGGCTATCCGTGGAACCCGCTCGGCGTCGCATGGCTGCCCACCCCGGTCGCCCAGTCTGGCGCCTGGCTCGGCACCTACGCGCTGTCGGGCGTGATGATCCTCGCCAGCGGCGCGATCCTGCTCGCCTTCCGCCGCGACTGGCGCGGCGCCGGAGCCTTTGCCGCGACGCTCGCCCTGCTCTCGCTCGCCGCGATCGGTTCCGGCGGATCGCAGCCGGAAGCCGGCGCCCGCCATGTCCGCGTGGTCCAGCCCAATATCGGCCAGGATGCGCTCCACTGGCCCGACTATAACGAGCGCGTCCTCGCCAAGCAGATCGAATGGAGCGGCCGCGCGGGATCGATCCCCCGGCTGATCGTCTGGCCCGAAGGCATGGTCAACGATCTGGTCGAGGACGACTATCCCGATCCGCGCTTCTACCGCGTCGATCCCCGGCTGATCCGCGCGCGCATCGCTGCGTCGCTCGGCCCGAAGGACATGATACTGATCGGCGGCAACGCCCTGTTCTTCGACGACAACGGCAAGCTGGCCGGCGCAGGCAATTCGATCTGGGCGGTCGATCCCGACGGGATGCTCGGCGAACGCTACGACAAGGCGCATCTCGTGCCCTTCGGCGAGTATCTGCCGCTGCGCTTCCTGCTCCAGCCGCTCGGCCTGTCGCGCTTCGTGATGGGCGATATCGACTTCATCCCCGGCCCCGGCCCTCGCACCATCGCGGTGCCCGGCTTCGGCAAGGTCGGGATGCAGATCTGCTACGAGATCATCTTCTCGGGCCACACGGTCGATCGCGCCAACCGCCCCGATTTCCTGTTCGCTCCCTCCAACGACGCATGGTTCGGCAGCTGGGGCCCGCCCCAGCATCTGGCTCAGGCGCGGATGCGCGCGATCGAGGAGGGCCTGCCGATCCTGCGCTCCACGCCCACCGGCATCTCGGCGATCATCGATGCGCGCGGCGGCCTGGCCGGTACCGTGCCGCACAATCAGGAAGGCGCCGCCGAGACGCCCCTGCCCGCCCCGCTTCCGCCCACGCTGTTCAGCCGAGCGGGCAACTGGATCGCGTTCCTTGCGGCCGGGCTGTTGCTGCTGTTTGCGATTGCTATCCGCCGCGTCTCTCGCTAGTGCAGCATTGATATAAGGAAAGCTTTATATGGGCATGGCAACGGCCCGGCTTTCCTCCCCACGTCAGAGGAATTTCCATGCGTTCCAACTATCTCTTCACGTCCGAATCGGTTTCGGAAGGTCATCCGGACAAGGTCGCGGACCAGATTTCCGACGCGATCGTCGATCTGTTCCTGTCGAAGGACCCCGAAGCCCGCATCGCCTGCGAGACGCTGACCACCACCCAGCTCGTGGTTCTGGCCGGTGAAATCCGCGGCAAGGGCATCATGGACGAAGCCGGCAACTGGGCCCCGGGCGTGAAGGACGAAGTCGAAGCGACCGTCCGCGCGACCGTGAAGCGCATCGGCTATGAGCAGGACGGCTTCCACTGGGAGACGCTGCGCTTCGAGAACAATCTGCACCCGCAGTCGGCGCACATCGCGCAGGGCGTGGACGCAGGC harbors:
- the lnt gene encoding apolipoprotein N-acyltransferase; its protein translation is MQSRPLLAALLAGLISATGFAPLDWWPLLLAGLAVLLHLVHSAPTLKSALLRGWLFGLGHFTVGSNWIQHAFDYQDQMPAFLGYFAVVLLACYLAIYPAVAMGLAWRFAHEFKSRAVSRGADASYILAAAAAWIVTEWLRSVMFTGYPWNPLGVAWLPTPVAQSGAWLGTYALSGVMILASGAILLAFRRDWRGAGAFAATLALLSLAAIGSGGSQPEAGARHVRVVQPNIGQDALHWPDYNERVLAKQIEWSGRAGSIPRLIVWPEGMVNDLVEDDYPDPRFYRVDPRLIRARIAASLGPKDMILIGGNALFFDDNGKLAGAGNSIWAVDPDGMLGERYDKAHLVPFGEYLPLRFLLQPLGLSRFVMGDIDFIPGPGPRTIAVPGFGKVGMQICYEIIFSGHTVDRANRPDFLFAPSNDAWFGSWGPPQHLAQARMRAIEEGLPILRSTPTGISAIIDARGGLAGTVPHNQEGAAETPLPAPLPPTLFSRAGNWIAFLAAGLLLLFAIAIRRVSR